The Gammaproteobacteria bacterium genome window below encodes:
- a CDS encoding 2-octaprenyl-3-methyl-6-methoxy-1,4-benzoquinol hydroxylase (catalyzes the formation of 2-octaprenyl-3-methyl-5-hydroxy-6-methoxy-1,4-benzoquinol from 2-octaprenyl-3-methyl-6-methoxy-1,4-benzoquinol): MTSEHFSVDVVITGAGMVGLTLANLLSKQGKSIAIIDRSEVAAFKDQQKYQSRVTAVSPGSQAIFKYLNAWPAMQAKRVSPFQHMHVWDEAGGSQENGGVHFNANDMDRNNLGHIVENFVIQSSLNEVLRQQENVEWFLPEHISKVITFQDHAEVELDSGTVISAKLVVGADGGRSTVRNLAEIAYTEKSYQQIGLVALVQTEQPHENTAWQRFLSTGPLALLPLDNGQCSIVWSVSGDYADELMKLNEHEFAEALTQASDRQLGSITLKSKCAAFPLVSGQAESMVQPRIALVGDAAHALHPLAGQGANLGFTDAAVLADVLEQTERDIGSLKVLRKYERARVGETQIMQSAMDAFVAAFGSSNSTVVTARNAALRSADSIQPVKKFFMKHAMGLSKDRPTYAR, encoded by the coding sequence ATGACATCTGAGCATTTTTCAGTTGATGTAGTTATTACGGGAGCCGGCATGGTCGGACTAACCCTAGCAAACTTACTTTCTAAGCAAGGTAAGTCGATTGCCATTATAGATCGAAGCGAAGTTGCAGCCTTTAAAGATCAGCAAAAATATCAATCACGTGTCACAGCAGTAAGTCCAGGCTCACAAGCCATCTTTAAATATTTGAATGCATGGCCTGCCATGCAAGCTAAAAGGGTTTCACCGTTTCAGCATATGCATGTGTGGGATGAGGCAGGTGGCTCCCAAGAAAATGGTGGGGTTCACTTCAACGCGAATGACATGGATAGGAACAATCTTGGGCATATCGTTGAAAACTTTGTCATCCAATCCAGTCTGAATGAAGTTTTGCGGCAGCAGGAGAATGTTGAATGGTTTTTGCCAGAACACATAAGCAAAGTCATAACCTTTCAAGATCATGCGGAAGTAGAGTTAGATAGTGGCACGGTTATATCTGCCAAACTAGTGGTAGGTGCAGATGGTGGTCGCTCAACCGTACGCAATTTGGCAGAAATTGCCTACACTGAAAAAAGCTATCAGCAAATAGGATTGGTAGCGTTAGTGCAAACAGAACAGCCGCATGAAAATACTGCATGGCAACGTTTTTTAAGCACAGGACCGTTAGCACTTTTGCCACTAGATAATGGCCAATGTTCGATAGTTTGGTCAGTCAGTGGAGACTATGCAGATGAACTCATGAAGCTCAATGAACACGAGTTTGCAGAGGCCTTAACCCAGGCCAGTGATAGACAGCTAGGCAGCATCACATTGAAATCAAAGTGTGCAGCCTTTCCATTAGTATCAGGTCAAGCCGAGAGCATGGTGCAGCCTCGTATTGCATTGGTGGGCGATGCCGCACATGCATTGCATCCATTAGCAGGCCAAGGCGCAAATTTAGGATTTACCGATGCAGCAGTGTTAGCAGATGTTCTAGAACAAACAGAACGTGACATCGGCAGCTTAAAAGTATTGCGTAAATATGAGCGTGCAAGGGTGGGGGAGACACAAATTATGCAAAGTGCAATGGATGCATTTGTTGCGGCATTCGGTTCAAGCAATAGTACGGTGGTGACAGCAAGGAATGCAGCTTTGCGATCGGCAGACTCCATTCAACCCGTGAAGAAGTTTTTTATGAAGCATGCCATGGGGTTGAGTAAGGACAGACCCACATATGCAAGATAA